The Diceros bicornis minor isolate mBicDic1 chromosome 15, mDicBic1.mat.cur, whole genome shotgun sequence genome has a window encoding:
- the MIX23 gene encoding protein MIX23, translating into MAAPSGGVNCEEFAEFQELLKVMRTIDDRIVHELNTTVPTASFAGKIDASQTCKQLYESLMEAHASRDRVIKNCIAQTSSVVKHLREEREKNLDDLTLLKQLRKEQTKLKWMQSELNVEEVVNDRSWKVFNERCRIHFKPPKNE; encoded by the exons ATGGCGGCGCCCAGTGGCGGTGTGAATTGTGAGGAGTTCGCCGAGTTCCAG gaaTTACTCAAGGTGATGAGGACGATTGATGACAGAATAGTACATGAATTAAACACTACGGTTCCAACAGCTTCCTTTGCAGGGAAAATTGATGCCAGCCAAACCTGTAAACAACTTTATGAGTCT TTGATGGAGGCTCATGCCAGTAGGGACAGAGTCATAAAAAATTGTATAGCTCAGACTTCATCAGTAGTAAAACACCTccgagaagagagagaaaagaatttgGATGATTTAACGTTATTAAAGCAACttagaaaagaacaaacaaag tTGAAATGGATGCAGTCAGAACTGAATGTTGAAGAAGTGGTAAATGACAGGAGCTGGAAG GTGTTTAACGAACGCTGCCGAATTCACTTCAAGCCTCCAAAGAATGAATAA